GGACCGAATCGGACCGGCAACTTCTTCTATACGGGCAAATGCGGAATCCAGATCGGGCACGATCTTGTTTCGGCCTACCACGATGACAACTTTCTTTGGGCCGAATGTGATCGAGTTGGTTCGATTACCGCAGCCATCACGATTCACAATTTCTCCGGTCATGGTAACCGCATTGGAAGAGGCAAGAAGGAGATCGGCTGTCATCTGGCGTTTTCGGCATTCGAGTTCTTCCGGAGTTCCCGGCTTCAGTTTCCAGTGATCGAATATGGTTTTTCCTGCCTCTTCCAATCTGGGCAGAATGTTCAGAGCTCGTACTGTAAGAGTGCCTCCAATTCCAACTGTAGCGCAATCCGCAGCCATTTCGAAGATGTGAGCTGCAGCTTCTTCCCGGGACGCGAAAAAGAGTGCTTCGAAACCATGTTTCTTCAAAGATTCCATGGTTGTGGTGATTGTTTTCATCTTGTGAGCCTGAACAAATTCATCCATGATTAGCTCCCTTTCTTATGATTCTTAAAACTGTTTTTCATCTGATGTGAACACTTGGGTGAATGCTTGGATTTTCGCGGTTCATTTTTGTACTGACGATTTTATTTTCGATTCGTGTCTCATGGGACACCATTCTCCGGGTTGGGTCCCTTTCAGGAAAGGTTCCCGCACTACTTTGGAGCAAATGGATGTAGCGCGCAAACCGGATTCCACGCATATGTTTCTGAAAACTATACCTTCCGGTGTAGCTTGAGGCACATTCCCGGAACTCGCACCGGCCAACAGCTTTTCAGTCATTTTTCTGATTTTCTTTTCGCTGTGTGTCCCGGGCATTCTCACCACAACAGCGGCCTGTCCGGAATAGGCGATTGACCATACCCCT
The sequence above is a segment of the Desulfomonile tiedjei DSM 6799 genome. Coding sequences within it:
- a CDS encoding lactate utilization protein; translation: MDEFVQAHKMKTITTTMESLKKHGFEALFFASREEAAAHIFEMAADCATVGIGGTLTVRALNILPRLEEAGKTIFDHWKLKPGTPEELECRKRQMTADLLLASSNAVTMTGEIVNRDGCGNRTNSITFGPKKVVIVVGRNKIVPDLDSAFARIEEVAGPIRSASLSRKTPCVATGYCMDCDSPERICNVTSIIHRKPMLTKITVILLDEELGY